One part of the Cryptosporangium minutisporangium genome encodes these proteins:
- a CDS encoding penicillin acylase family protein — protein sequence MNAVRVLRRIGLSLLVVLVVLACVAGTTVYFTIRASLPDYTGTVRVPGLDSSVQVYRDAQGIPQVYADNADDLFRAEGYLHAVDRFWEMDFRRHVTSGRLAELFGPSQVATDRYIRTMGWRRVAEQELPLLSADARRWLQSYADGVNAWIDEHSGSSAGLEYAVLKLQNSGYEIEPWTPVDSLSWLKAMAWDLRSNMGDELERAQLLASGFDWQQINQLFPQYPYAEHPPILPSGAVVDGTFQPGATVRPEGARSTSNPAAARTTGGGGGGPETADQVAVRAALTGMGSRLGTLGTALDRLPELLGTNGDGIGSNSWVVGGGRTTTGKPLLANDPHLGPVMPSIWYQVGLHCTTVSAACPFDVTGFGFSGMPGVVIGHNSKVAWGFTNLGPDVADLFLERVRGDKYERDGEMVPLVRRTERIKVAGGDDVTLTVRSTIHGPLLSEEDADLREIGATPGVDQAGVPTQEARPADPAYAVALSWTALQPGRTADALFALNRAGNFAEFRAAAALFAAPAQNMIYADVEGNIGYQAPGTIPVRGSGDGLYPAPGWNPSYDWTGAVPFAQMPYAYNPPAGYVVTANQAPVREGAGPMLGYDWDYGYRSARIDALLQADFAAGKVDTDDLSAIQLDAWSGLAPELVPALTQVKLAGDVPPRMQRARELLTRWDYHQSESSAAAAYFNAVWRHLLLRTFDELPDDQPPDGGSRWFEVVTGLLRTPDSPWWDERGTGPVERRDDVLRAALRDASDELTERLGDDPSDWRWGDLHTLTIRNQSLGESGIGMVEALFNRGPYPVAGGSSLVNATGWDLAEGYEVTWVPSMRMVVDLADLDRSRWVNLTGESGHAFSDHYTDQVELWRNGGTTAMRWRPETIRREARYAQKLVP from the coding sequence GTGAACGCGGTAAGGGTTCTGCGGCGGATCGGTCTGTCCCTCCTCGTCGTGCTGGTCGTCCTGGCCTGCGTCGCGGGGACGACCGTCTACTTCACGATCCGCGCATCCCTGCCCGACTACACCGGCACCGTGCGGGTACCGGGCCTCGATTCGTCCGTCCAGGTCTACCGCGACGCGCAGGGCATCCCGCAGGTCTACGCGGACAACGCCGACGACCTCTTCCGGGCCGAGGGCTACCTGCACGCGGTCGACCGGTTCTGGGAGATGGACTTCCGGCGGCACGTCACCTCCGGCCGGCTCGCCGAGCTGTTCGGGCCGTCCCAGGTCGCGACCGACCGGTACATCCGGACGATGGGGTGGCGGCGGGTCGCCGAGCAGGAGCTGCCGCTGCTCTCCGCCGACGCCCGGCGCTGGCTCCAGTCGTACGCCGACGGTGTCAACGCCTGGATCGACGAGCACTCCGGGAGCTCGGCGGGGCTCGAGTACGCCGTGCTGAAGCTGCAGAACTCGGGCTACGAGATCGAGCCCTGGACGCCGGTCGACAGCCTCTCCTGGCTGAAGGCGATGGCGTGGGACCTCCGGAGCAACATGGGCGACGAGCTGGAGCGGGCGCAGCTGCTCGCGTCCGGGTTCGATTGGCAACAGATCAACCAGCTTTTCCCGCAGTACCCGTACGCGGAGCACCCGCCGATCCTGCCCTCCGGCGCGGTGGTGGACGGCACCTTCCAGCCGGGCGCGACCGTGCGCCCGGAAGGTGCTCGGTCGACGTCGAACCCGGCGGCGGCGCGTACCACGGGCGGCGGTGGCGGCGGACCGGAGACCGCCGACCAGGTCGCCGTCCGCGCTGCGCTCACCGGGATGGGCAGTCGGCTCGGCACCCTCGGAACGGCCCTCGACCGGCTGCCCGAGCTGCTGGGGACGAACGGGGACGGGATCGGCTCGAACTCCTGGGTCGTCGGCGGCGGCCGGACGACGACCGGGAAACCGCTGCTGGCCAACGATCCGCACCTGGGCCCGGTCATGCCGTCGATCTGGTACCAGGTGGGCTTGCACTGCACGACGGTCAGCGCCGCCTGCCCGTTCGACGTCACCGGCTTCGGCTTCTCCGGCATGCCCGGCGTGGTGATCGGCCACAACTCGAAGGTCGCCTGGGGCTTCACGAACCTGGGGCCCGACGTCGCCGACCTCTTCCTGGAGCGGGTGCGGGGCGACAAGTACGAGCGGGACGGCGAGATGGTGCCGCTGGTCCGGCGCACCGAGCGGATCAAGGTCGCCGGCGGGGACGACGTCACGCTGACCGTCCGGAGCACGATCCACGGGCCACTCCTGTCGGAGGAGGACGCCGACCTCCGGGAGATCGGCGCGACACCGGGGGTCGACCAGGCAGGGGTGCCGACGCAGGAGGCCCGCCCGGCGGATCCGGCCTACGCGGTCGCGCTGAGCTGGACGGCACTGCAGCCGGGCCGCACCGCGGACGCGCTGTTCGCCCTCAACCGAGCGGGAAACTTCGCCGAGTTCCGCGCTGCTGCCGCGCTGTTCGCCGCACCGGCGCAGAACATGATCTACGCGGACGTCGAGGGCAACATCGGCTACCAGGCGCCGGGAACGATTCCGGTGCGCGGCAGCGGCGACGGGCTCTATCCGGCGCCGGGCTGGAACCCCAGTTACGACTGGACGGGCGCGGTGCCGTTCGCGCAGATGCCGTACGCGTACAACCCGCCCGCCGGGTACGTCGTCACGGCGAACCAGGCACCGGTGCGCGAAGGCGCCGGTCCGATGCTCGGGTACGACTGGGATTACGGCTACCGCAGCGCCCGCATCGATGCGCTGCTGCAGGCGGACTTCGCGGCGGGCAAGGTCGACACCGACGACCTGAGCGCGATCCAGCTCGACGCCTGGAGCGGGCTGGCGCCGGAGCTGGTCCCAGCGCTGACCCAGGTGAAACTCGCCGGAGACGTCCCGCCACGGATGCAGCGGGCACGTGAGCTGCTCACCCGGTGGGATTACCACCAGTCGGAGAGCTCGGCCGCGGCGGCGTACTTCAACGCGGTCTGGCGGCACCTCCTCCTGCGCACGTTCGACGAGCTGCCCGACGATCAGCCGCCGGACGGCGGCAGCCGCTGGTTCGAGGTCGTCACCGGCCTCCTGCGAACTCCGGATTCACCGTGGTGGGACGAGCGAGGCACCGGCCCGGTCGAGCGACGCGACGACGTCCTCCGCGCGGCGCTGCGGGACGCGTCGGACGAGCTGACCGAGCGGCTCGGCGACGACCCGTCCGACTGGCGCTGGGGCGACCTGCACACGCTGACGATTCGGAACCAGTCGCTGGGGGAGTCGGGCATCGGAATGGTCGAGGCGTTGTTCAACCGGGGGCCCTACCCGGTGGCCGGCGGGAGCAGCCTGGTCAACGCGACGGGGTGGGATCTGGCCGAGGGATACGAGGTGACGTGGGTGCCGTCGATGCGGATGGTGGTCGACCTGGCCGACCTCGACCGGTCACGGTGGGTGAACTTGACCGGCGAGTCCGGCCACGCGTTCTCCGATCACTACACCGACCAGGTTGAACTGTGGCGGAACGGCGGAACAACGGCCATGCGATGGCGGCCGGAAACGATCCGCCGGGAGGCTCGGTATGCCCAGAAACTGGTGCCGTGA
- the mscL gene encoding large conductance mechanosensitive channel protein MscL, whose product MLKGFREFIRRGNVVDLAVGVVIGAAFTGLVTQFGNSFLKPLIQVLTGGEKVGGTFEIRKVEFDYGAFITALIVFALTAAALYFVVVAPMNRLNELRRRGQEPEPAAPSEEVVLLTEIRDALRESSSSSNRRF is encoded by the coding sequence ATGCTCAAGGGATTCCGCGAATTCATCCGCCGCGGCAACGTCGTCGACCTGGCCGTTGGTGTGGTCATCGGCGCCGCGTTCACCGGCCTGGTCACCCAGTTCGGCAACTCGTTCCTGAAGCCCCTCATCCAGGTGCTCACCGGCGGCGAGAAGGTGGGCGGGACGTTCGAGATCCGGAAGGTGGAGTTCGACTACGGCGCGTTCATCACCGCGCTGATCGTGTTCGCGCTGACCGCCGCGGCGCTGTACTTCGTCGTGGTCGCGCCGATGAACCGCCTCAACGAGCTGCGTCGCCGTGGCCAGGAGCCGGAGCCCGCCGCCCCGAGCGAGGAGGTCGTCCTCCTCACCGAGATCCGCGACGCCCTGCGGGAGAGCAGTAGCAGCAGCAACCGCCGCTTCTGA
- a CDS encoding FmdB family zinc ribbon protein — translation MPTYQYQCTACGHRLDAVQSFTDAPLTVCPNCEGSLRKLFSSVGVVFKGSGFYRTDSRSGSTSSEPAKSSSDSSSTKSDSASTSSSSSSSSGSSSSGSSSGSSSSGTASKAAV, via the coding sequence GTGCCGACCTACCAATACCAGTGCACGGCCTGCGGCCACCGGCTCGACGCGGTTCAGTCGTTCACCGACGCTCCGCTGACCGTCTGCCCGAACTGCGAGGGCTCGCTGCGCAAGCTGTTCTCGTCGGTGGGTGTGGTGTTCAAGGGCTCGGGCTTCTACCGCACCGACTCCCGCTCGGGCTCGACCAGCTCGGAGCCGGCGAAGAGCTCCTCGGACTCGAGCTCGACGAAGTCCGACAGCGCGTCGACCAGTTCGTCGTCGAGCTCCTCCTCAGGCTCCTCGTCGTCGGGCTCGTCGTCTGGCTCGTCCTCCTCTGGCACCGCGTCGAAGGCCGCGGTCTAG
- a CDS encoding 5-formyltetrahydrofolate cyclo-ligase: MSATDAYASGDLPRAAKASLRVARRDARARRFGALSPAEVAVESRRLVAHLLAGLNERGVWSVAAYLPVGSEPGVVPGPPMLSGAPRVGLPDALREAGIGVLLPLMRPDRDLDWAPYEGPEALVRGPHDLWEPDPETALGVDAVRVVDLVVVPALAVGRDGSRLGRGAGCYDRALARVGPQIPLVALVYDDEVLDSVPIEPHDRPVTHVVTPSVGWIAVGTDSSRRHRL; the protein is encoded by the coding sequence ATGAGCGCGACGGACGCCTACGCGAGCGGAGACCTCCCCCGCGCGGCCAAGGCGTCCCTGCGCGTCGCGCGGCGGGACGCCCGGGCGCGGCGGTTCGGTGCCCTCTCCCCGGCCGAGGTAGCGGTCGAGAGCCGGCGGCTGGTGGCCCACCTCCTCGCCGGTCTCAACGAGCGCGGGGTGTGGTCGGTAGCGGCGTACCTGCCGGTGGGTTCCGAGCCGGGCGTCGTCCCGGGGCCGCCCATGCTGTCGGGGGCGCCCCGGGTCGGTCTGCCGGACGCGCTCCGCGAGGCGGGGATCGGTGTCCTGCTGCCGCTGATGCGGCCGGACCGTGACCTGGACTGGGCACCGTACGAGGGCCCGGAAGCGCTGGTACGCGGCCCGCACGACCTGTGGGAACCCGACCCGGAGACGGCGCTGGGTGTCGACGCGGTGCGGGTGGTCGACCTGGTGGTGGTTCCCGCGCTGGCGGTCGGCCGGGACGGCTCACGCCTCGGCCGCGGCGCCGGGTGTTACGACCGCGCGCTGGCTCGGGTCGGCCCGCAGATTCCGCTGGTCGCACTGGTCTACGACGACGAGGTGCTGGACTCCGTGCCCATCGAACCGCACGACCGGCCGGTCACCCACGTGGTCACGCCGAGCGTCGGGTGGATCGCCGTGGGGACGGATTCGTCCCGTCGGCACCGTCTGTGA
- a CDS encoding HAMP domain-containing protein, translated as MTLRRRLAAALLVVVLGPLVLGAVAVGVTATRLAEERATERLGAAAIVVDTALTTVCQRARAAAEALAAATAHGDRPAAAAAFVVARGLAEAARVENASGTVVGTAGTAGGRWGDCTRGRLPETGRGTPAMVSASIDLHDADGRPAGWVRAALTVTADELDALVGVPDVDVVALIGGSAAAEDQRPDVRAATSRQRILEPAPGRPVRAVLSTPAPDTTALYGALTLVVLTAAGAALVVASLLARALTTPLQEVATAAQLVADGDLATRLPVRALDEIGQLAATFNRMTRSMQSYVAALTAGRDQLRRTLALLGDTMSSTNDVDRILEVVLESVLATTAAEGGVVLLADESDLVGRAALGRGINPEAIRLRIGEGLLGGVAATTEARHGRVGGDIELSAREPECRTFIAVPIVGPPHPPAMPGGRLLGVLALYDRLGGDDFDDGDLLTVRSFAGQAAVALENALLHRATELSVPHRAVRTAGRALRAAPQPPQPNPWQIPRMVTSRSSRG; from the coding sequence ATGACCCTACGCAGACGTCTGGCCGCAGCGTTGCTGGTGGTCGTTCTGGGGCCGCTGGTGCTCGGCGCGGTCGCGGTCGGAGTCACCGCGACCCGCCTCGCCGAGGAGCGCGCCACCGAGCGGTTGGGCGCCGCGGCGATCGTCGTCGACACCGCTCTGACCACGGTCTGCCAGCGGGCGCGCGCGGCCGCTGAGGCACTGGCCGCGGCCACCGCCCACGGTGACCGTCCGGCAGCGGCGGCCGCGTTCGTGGTCGCTCGCGGGCTCGCCGAGGCCGCGCGGGTGGAGAACGCGTCCGGAACCGTTGTGGGCACGGCCGGGACCGCGGGTGGCCGCTGGGGCGACTGCACCCGCGGCCGACTGCCGGAGACCGGGCGCGGCACGCCCGCGATGGTGTCCGCGAGCATCGACCTGCACGATGCGGACGGGCGGCCGGCCGGATGGGTCCGCGCGGCGCTCACGGTGACGGCCGACGAGCTCGACGCGCTGGTCGGGGTACCCGACGTGGACGTGGTGGCGCTGATCGGAGGGTCGGCAGCGGCCGAGGACCAGCGACCGGACGTGCGAGCCGCGACCTCCCGGCAGCGGATCCTGGAACCTGCTCCCGGACGCCCCGTGCGGGCGGTGCTGAGCACCCCGGCGCCGGATACCACGGCGCTGTACGGGGCGCTGACGCTCGTCGTCCTCACCGCTGCGGGCGCCGCGCTGGTCGTCGCCAGTCTGCTGGCCCGGGCGCTCACCACGCCGCTGCAGGAGGTCGCCACCGCGGCCCAGTTGGTGGCCGACGGCGACCTGGCGACCCGCCTGCCGGTCCGCGCTCTCGACGAGATCGGACAGCTGGCCGCGACCTTCAACCGCATGACCCGCAGCATGCAGTCGTACGTGGCGGCACTGACCGCCGGCCGTGACCAGCTGCGCCGGACGCTGGCCCTGCTGGGCGACACGATGTCGAGCACGAACGACGTCGACCGGATCCTCGAGGTGGTGCTGGAGAGCGTGCTGGCGACGACCGCCGCGGAGGGCGGGGTCGTGCTGCTGGCCGACGAGTCCGACCTGGTCGGACGAGCAGCCCTGGGGCGGGGCATCAATCCGGAGGCGATCCGGCTGCGGATCGGCGAGGGCCTGCTCGGGGGCGTCGCCGCGACGACCGAGGCGCGGCACGGGCGGGTGGGTGGCGACATCGAACTGTCCGCCCGCGAGCCCGAGTGCCGGACGTTCATCGCGGTACCGATCGTCGGGCCGCCGCATCCGCCCGCGATGCCCGGCGGGCGCCTGCTGGGCGTGCTGGCGCTCTACGACCGGCTCGGCGGGGACGACTTCGACGACGGGGACCTGCTGACCGTCCGATCGTTCGCGGGGCAGGCTGCGGTGGCCCTGGAGAACGCGCTGCTGCACCGCGCCACTGAACTGTCGGTGCCGCACCGTGCGGTGCGGACGGCGGGACGAGCGCTCCGGGCCGCGCCGCAACCGCCGCAACCGAATCCGTGGCAGATCCCGCGCATGGTTACCAGCAGATCGTCCCGGGGTTAA
- a CDS encoding UTP--glucose-1-phosphate uridylyltransferase: protein MVETSAAAKPRTTRKAVIPAAGLGTRFLPATKAVPKELLPVVDKPALEYIVEESAAAGLDDVLLVTGRGKSAMVDHFDRRPDLEKSLEAKGDTVKLDAVRRSSELAAINTCRQGEPKGLGHAVLCGASHVGNEPFAVMLGDDLIDERDPILPAMLDVQARHGGIVLALLEVPREHIKRYGIVAVEQTGESGEGAHLGEIVKVSAMVEKPDPDEAPSNLAIIGRYVLPPEIFDAIRETKPGAGGEIQLTDAMAALLADGTPVHGVVFKGRRYDTGDRGDYLKAVVQLAVAREDLGPAFREWLVDYVKTELT, encoded by the coding sequence ATGGTCGAGACTTCCGCTGCCGCCAAGCCCCGCACCACGCGTAAAGCCGTCATCCCCGCCGCTGGCCTGGGGACCCGGTTCCTTCCGGCGACCAAGGCCGTGCCGAAGGAGCTGCTGCCGGTCGTCGACAAACCTGCGCTGGAGTACATCGTCGAGGAGTCGGCCGCCGCCGGGCTCGACGACGTCCTCCTCGTCACCGGCCGGGGCAAGAGCGCGATGGTCGACCACTTCGACCGGCGTCCCGACCTGGAGAAGTCGCTGGAGGCCAAGGGCGACACCGTCAAGCTCGACGCCGTTCGCAGGTCCTCGGAGCTGGCCGCGATCAACACCTGCCGCCAGGGCGAGCCGAAGGGCCTCGGCCATGCCGTGCTCTGCGGCGCGTCGCACGTCGGCAACGAGCCGTTCGCGGTGATGCTCGGCGACGACCTGATCGACGAGCGCGACCCGATCCTGCCGGCGATGCTCGACGTCCAGGCCCGGCACGGTGGCATCGTGCTCGCGCTGCTGGAGGTGCCGCGTGAGCACATCAAGCGCTACGGCATCGTCGCGGTCGAGCAGACCGGCGAGTCCGGCGAAGGCGCGCATCTCGGCGAGATCGTCAAGGTCAGCGCGATGGTCGAGAAGCCCGACCCGGACGAGGCGCCGAGCAACCTCGCGATCATCGGCCGGTACGTGCTGCCCCCGGAGATCTTCGACGCGATCCGCGAGACGAAGCCTGGCGCGGGCGGCGAGATCCAGCTGACCGACGCGATGGCCGCGCTGCTGGCTGACGGCACGCCCGTGCACGGCGTCGTGTTCAAGGGCCGCCGCTACGACACCGGCGACCGCGGTGACTACCTCAAGGCCGTCGTCCAGCTCGCGGTCGCGCGCGAGGACCTCGGCCCGGCGTTCCGCGAATGGCTGGTCGACTACGTGAAGACCGAACTGACGTGA
- a CDS encoding molybdopterin-binding protein produces the protein MTGAGGLLGVRPELLGAAVQRFVDTALADLEQLRPLPMALLESLGVLLAEDVVAPGPVPAFDVAAVDGYAVRSHDTLGDAQWADDPSKHQPDVRLHVIGDLTAASWEPATVSAGASYTVTVGTPLPVGADAVVPGEATDGGLANVRIARVPQPGDGIRRRGSTVQAGTVLAPAGTRVTAATIALLASAGVESVLVSPPPRVLVAATGDELVDPSRPGAGASVPGRVVDVDSLGLAAAAREAGAHAHRVGIVPDEDEALRLLVEDHAHRADLLVTTGGTGGGHTDVLRRLFGLDDVVHFETLPLEPPLVVGYGRVGPSRMPVLCLPGDPAGALLGFELVLRPMLRRLAGATTLYRASVLAELTSPLTSRPGVREFRPARVVRSAERGYTATPLPGGEAFLTGFATANALLAVPEAASDVPTGAELPVLLLEGGPE, from the coding sequence GTGACCGGGGCGGGGGGGCTGCTCGGGGTACGACCGGAACTGCTGGGGGCGGCGGTTCAGCGGTTCGTGGACACGGCGCTGGCCGATCTGGAGCAACTGCGGCCGCTGCCGATGGCGCTGCTGGAGTCGCTCGGCGTCCTGCTGGCCGAGGACGTCGTCGCGCCGGGGCCAGTGCCGGCGTTCGACGTCGCCGCGGTCGACGGCTACGCCGTCCGGTCGCACGACACGTTGGGCGACGCGCAGTGGGCCGATGATCCGTCCAAACACCAGCCGGACGTCCGGCTGCACGTCATCGGTGACCTGACCGCGGCGTCCTGGGAGCCGGCGACCGTGTCGGCCGGTGCCAGCTACACCGTCACGGTCGGAACGCCGCTTCCGGTCGGTGCGGACGCGGTCGTGCCCGGTGAGGCCACCGACGGCGGGCTCGCCAACGTGCGGATCGCGCGGGTGCCGCAACCCGGCGACGGCATCCGGCGGCGGGGCAGCACGGTCCAGGCCGGGACGGTGCTGGCGCCGGCCGGTACCCGGGTCACGGCGGCGACGATCGCGTTGCTGGCGTCCGCCGGAGTCGAGTCGGTGCTGGTGTCGCCGCCGCCGCGAGTCCTGGTGGCGGCCACCGGCGACGAACTCGTCGATCCGTCGCGTCCCGGTGCGGGCGCGTCGGTTCCCGGTCGGGTGGTCGACGTGGACTCGCTCGGCCTGGCCGCGGCCGCGCGGGAGGCCGGCGCGCACGCCCACCGGGTCGGGATCGTCCCGGACGAGGACGAAGCGCTCCGGCTACTGGTGGAAGACCACGCCCACCGCGCGGATCTGCTGGTGACGACCGGCGGCACGGGCGGTGGTCACACCGATGTCCTGCGTCGACTGTTCGGGCTGGACGACGTCGTGCACTTCGAGACGCTGCCGCTGGAACCGCCGCTGGTCGTCGGCTACGGGCGGGTCGGGCCGTCCCGAATGCCCGTGCTGTGTCTGCCGGGCGATCCGGCGGGGGCCCTGCTCGGGTTCGAGCTCGTGCTGCGGCCGATGCTGCGACGCTTGGCCGGCGCGACGACGCTCTACCGGGCTTCGGTGCTGGCGGAGTTGACGTCGCCGCTGACTTCTCGGCCGGGAGTACGCGAGTTCCGGCCCGCTCGGGTCGTCCGGAGCGCCGAGCGCGGGTACACCGCCACACCGCTGCCGGGCGGTGAGGCATTTCTCACCGGCTTCGCGACGGCCAACGCATTGCTGGCCGTCCCGGAGGCAGCGTCCGACGTCCCGACCGGAGCGGAACTGCCGGTGCTACTGCTGGAGGGTGGGCCGGAGTGA